From Salinicola endophyticus:
CGCAGCCCGAGGGGCCGACGAAGACGATGAACTCGCCGTTGTCGATCTGCATCGAGACGTCGTCGATCACCTGGGTGCTGCCGAAGCGCTTGTTGACTCGTTCGAGCGTCAGACCAGCCATAGTTTCTCCTACCCGAAAACGGGGAAAGCAGTAGTCGCGGAAAGCAGGTGGCGAACAGCTTTAGTCGCGGAAAGCACCAGAGGCATTCAGCCCTTGACGGCACCGGCGGTGAGCCCGGAGACGATACGCCGCTGGAAGATCACCACCAGTACCACCAGCGGCACGGTGACGATCACCGAGGCGGCCATGATCGGCCCCCACGGCAGCTCGTACTGGCTGCCGCCGGAGATCAGCGCGATCGCCACCGGCACCGTGCGCTGCGAGTCGGTCAGGGTGAAGGTCAGGGCGAACAGGAACTCGTTCCACGCCGCGATGAAGGCCAGCAGGCCGGTGGTGGCCATCGCCGGCCACAACAGCGGCATGAACACCTTGGTCAGAGTGACCCAGGGCGAGGCGCCGTCGACGATCGCTGCCTCCTCGAGTTCGTCGGGTAGCTGGCGCATGAAGGTGGTCAGAATCCACACCGTGAACGGCAGAGTGAAGATGGTGTAGCTGAGGATCAGCCCGCCGGGGGAGTTGTAGAGATCGAGCGTGCGGATCACCTCGAAC
This genomic window contains:
- a CDS encoding carbohydrate ABC transporter permease encodes the protein MTLRRLKAIALKTGFWLLVAVLVLYAIFPFYYAIVTSLKPSSQLFEVSYWVDSLDFSNYVTVLSQPTFLAAIRNSVVVALSVVLIALLLGLTAAWALGRVRFRGRTTVMMIVLGVSMFPQVAVLSGLFEVIRTLDLYNSPGGLILSYTIFTLPFTVWILTTFMRQLPDELEEAAIVDGASPWVTLTKVFMPLLWPAMATTGLLAFIAAWNEFLFALTFTLTDSQRTVPVAIALISGGSQYELPWGPIMAASVIVTVPLVVLVVIFQRRIVSGLTAGAVKG